The Porphyromonas sp. oral taxon 275 DNA window CGTAGCCCTGAGTGCCGCCTGACGCTGGAGGACTTCGTCGGCGATGACTGCGCGGAGTTCGGTGTCGAGGCGGTCAATAGCTTCGGCGTGGCGACGCCCATCGCCCACGGGCTGGAGCTCAACCTGGCCGCCCTCAGACTGGAGCAGCAGCATTGAACCTCTACCTCCATATCCCTTTCTGCGCGAGCCGCTGCTCCTACTGCGACTTCTACAAGGAGACGAAGCAGGACGAGCGGCTCGCCTTCCTTCGTGCCCTAGAGATGGAGCTCTGTAGCCGCCGCTCGGAGCTGCCCGAGGGCGCGCTGGTGGAGCATATCTACCTCGGGGGCGGTACGCCCTCGCAGCTCAGCATCTCCGAGCTGGAGCGCCTCTTCGACACCATCTGGCGCCACTATCCTATAGCTGAGGGTGGGGAGATCACCATCGAGTGCAACCCCGATGACGTGACGCCCGACTATGCCCGAGGGCTGGCGCAGCTGCCGACCAACCGCGTGAGCATGGGCGTGCAGAGCTTCCACGAGGCCGATCTGCGCTTCCTCAGCCGCCGCCACAGTGCCGAGCAGGTCACGGCGGCTGTCGACGCGCTACGCAGCGAGGGACTGACGAACCTTAGCCTCGACCTTATCTACGGCCTCCCCCGACAGACGGAGGAGCTCTGGGAGGCCAATATCGCACGCTTCCTCGAGCTTGACGTGCCGCACCTCTCCGCCTACCATCTGATCTATGAGGAAGGGACGGCGCTGATGCGTCTGCTGCAGGCGGGTAAGGTGCAGGCGGTGGATGAGGAGGCGAGCCTACGCTTCTTCGAGCTGCTCATCCAGCGCCTCAAGGCTGCAGGCTACGAGCACTACGAGATCTCTAACTTCGCCCGCCCGGGCTGCTATGCCCAGCACAATACGGGCTACTGGCAGGGCGTGCCCTACCTCGGCTTCGGCCCCTCGGCGCACAGCTACGACGGCGAGCGCCGACGCAGCTACAATGTCGCCTCGCTCCGCGACTATATCGCGGGCATGGAGCGCGGCGTGCGTGACTACGAGGAGGAGCTACTGGGCGAGGAGGAGCTGCAGCACGAGTACATCCTCACGCGTATGCGTACGCAGTGGGGCATCGTCTATGCGGACTATGCGGAGCGCTTCGGCGAGCCGGCCCTCTCGGCTCTGCGTCGCGCTGCCGCGCCCTACCTCGCGACCGAGCGCCTCACGGAGGCGGGTGGCATCCTGCGCCTCACCGAGCGCGGCGTCTTCGTCTCCGACGGCATCCTTGCCGACCTCTTCGTCTAAGCCCCAAGGGGGTCTAAGCCCTGCGCTGCACTTCTTCCGCCCCCGCTTTCCCTTACTTCTCCTTCCCTTGATTTCCCCGTCTTATCTACCTCTCAGCAGGGGGGGGACGGAAGGTCTCCTTATACCTCAGCTCCAGACGTATAAGCTCCTCCCGCAGCTGCCCCTTAGCGCGTGGCGCTCTGATGGATATCCCTCATCCCCGTGACGGATATCCCTCACGATGGCTGACTGACGCCCCTCAGGCGGCTGATGGATATCCCTCAGCGCCCCTCCCCCTTAGAGGGCCACGGAGGGCCTCGCCTGGGCGACAAGCTCTCGCCGCTAGCGCTGGCGCGGTGTCGGATAATTGCGTACCTTTGGTCTAGAGCTCTGATCTATTCATTCTAACTACTTACGGCTATGCTACTCGAGACCAGTTGGGAGGTATGTAATAAGACGGGCGGTATCTACACCGTCCTAGCGTCACGTGCGGCCACCATGACGCGCCGTCATCCCCAGGACATCATCTTCGTAGGCCCACTCCTCGCCGCAGAGGGCGAAGCACTTCCGCTAGACTTCATCCCTACGGCGGTCCCCGAGCTGGCGGCTTGGCAGCGCGAGGCCTCCGCGGAGCTCGGGCTGCGCCTCGTCGTAGGGCGCTGGGCGGTAGCAGGCGAGCCCGCCGTCGTCCTCGTCGACTTCAAGCCCCTGTGGCAGGAGCAGGGCGAGCTCTACTTCGAGGCCTGGAAGGAGTACGGCATCGAGGGGGATAAGGGCTATGGCGACTACGACGAGTCCTGCCTCTTCGCCGTGGCCGCTGCACGCGTCATGCAGAGCATCCTCGGCTACTACCAGCCCGAGCAGCAGATCGCGCTCTTCAATGAGTGGCAGACGGGGCTGGGCCTCCTTTGGCTGCACCTCCACGCCCCCGAGGTCAAGACCATCTTCATCACCCACGCCACCACCGTGGGGCGCTCCATCGCGGGCAATTATAAGGAGCTCTACACCTATATGGATGCCTATCAAGGCGACCAGATGGCGCGCGAACTGGGGGTAGAGGCCAAGCATACCCTCGAGAAGCGTGCCGCGCATACGGCCGACGTCTTTGCCACCGTCAGCCGCCTGACGGCTCGCGAGGCGAAGCAGCTACTGGAGCGTGAGCCCGTAGTGCTGCCCAACGGCTTCCACGTCGGAGCCTCGCCGCTGAGCTCTAGCCTCGCTGCCAAGCGCCGCAAGGCTCGCCGCCTGCTCGGCTCTGTAGCGAGCAAGCTCTATGGCACCCACATAGACGAGCGCGCCTACTTCGTCTCCCTCGGTGGCCGCTACGAGTACCGCAACAAGGGCATAGACCTCTTCATCGAGTCCCTCTACCGCTTCGCCCAGCACTACGACGGCGAGCGCGAGATCGTGGCGTGCCTGCTCGTCCCCGCCTGGGAGGCTGGGCCGCGTGCCGAACTGCAGTACCTGCTCTCACACCCCGAGGAACCCGCGCAGCAGCCCCTACAGCATCCCGAGCTGACCCACTGGCTCTACAATACCGACCACGACCGCGCCGTGGCGCACATCCGTCACCGTGGGCTGGACCGCGCCGAGGGCAAGGTGAAGCTACTCTTCGTCCCCT harbors:
- the hemW gene encoding radical SAM family heme chaperone HemW, producing the protein MNLYLHIPFCASRCSYCDFYKETKQDERLAFLRALEMELCSRRSELPEGALVEHIYLGGGTPSQLSISELERLFDTIWRHYPIAEGGEITIECNPDDVTPDYARGLAQLPTNRVSMGVQSFHEADLRFLSRRHSAEQVTAAVDALRSEGLTNLSLDLIYGLPRQTEELWEANIARFLELDVPHLSAYHLIYEEGTALMRLLQAGKVQAVDEEASLRFFELLIQRLKAAGYEHYEISNFARPGCYAQHNTGYWQGVPYLGFGPSAHSYDGERRRSYNVASLRDYIAGMERGVRDYEEELLGEEELQHEYILTRMRTQWGIVYADYAERFGEPALSALRRAAAPYLATERLTEAGGILRLTERGVFVSDGILADLFV
- a CDS encoding glycogen/starch synthase, whose protein sequence is MLLETSWEVCNKTGGIYTVLASRAATMTRRHPQDIIFVGPLLAAEGEALPLDFIPTAVPELAAWQREASAELGLRLVVGRWAVAGEPAVVLVDFKPLWQEQGELYFEAWKEYGIEGDKGYGDYDESCLFAVAAARVMQSILGYYQPEQQIALFNEWQTGLGLLWLHLHAPEVKTIFITHATTVGRSIAGNYKELYTYMDAYQGDQMARELGVEAKHTLEKRAAHTADVFATVSRLTAREAKQLLEREPVVLPNGFHVGASPLSSSLAAKRRKARRLLGSVASKLYGTHIDERAYFVSLGGRYEYRNKGIDLFIESLYRFAQHYDGEREIVACLLVPAWEAGPRAELQYLLSHPEEPAQQPLQHPELTHWLYNTDHDRAVAHIRHRGLDRAEGKVKLLFVPCYLNGIDGIFDLSYYDLLVGMDLTIYPSYYEPWGYTPLESIRYGVPTITTTLAGFGLWAEEEQQTKPFAELKHQPVHIVPRDDRNVDEAIGRIAELIGEQLALTPDEAKAQRRSAYELAKRADWELFYRHYEDAYRLLG